In Chitinophaga nivalis, a single genomic region encodes these proteins:
- a CDS encoding TonB-dependent receptor — MLRHRTSLLTLLLLCLSALGLSAQTRTGSVAGSVSTADNAPLAFASVLMKDTRYGMMTDEKGHFSFDVPAGQYTLLVTYAGYIVTEKAVAIKSGSTTDAGSLRIEASLHRLREVVVADIQKNKFANKQSATAARMPLGNLENPQTYSVIRKELIQEQVAIDYNSALISVPAAVVNNGVNESNNDIYMRGFSSQSTFRNGLATDSRLQTDIFNIEQVEILKGPSGTLFGGPMVRYGGVVNNVTKKPFESFRGEVNYTTGSWGLNRLAVDINTPLNKERTALARVNAFGHSQSSFQDYGYLRSFGGAVSLAFKPNERTTVRFDADITKADKNLNAFIRPGDGLTVKSVADLHMDTRRSLSSDDIGVPRTMVNTYAEIEYKLSEHWTSRTSYQHGHSAEKQAIFFVPAFINDQQIRRQFRIFENYDINTDNLQQNFTGDFKIGNVRNRLVVGLDYFARNERVQSMMPYLLPYDTIAIRDAAWAPITKARIAAIRNQSDVPSDNDLSGERTYGVYASDVVNITDKLMAMASLRVDWYESLPIRTNGISLENGSKQTQFAPKLGLVYQPVKDKIAVFANYLNGFTNPAPSMNYNTMQYSYWKPEQANQWEAGVKLDLLDGKLSSTLSYYDIRVKDKVMDLNDGTSVQEGAQDSKGIDIDIIANPIRGLNLVAGYGYNDNKYIRDVEEQQGKRAPWTPRNVANIWVSYRFMDGRMQGLGIGLGANYADKVFFDTDEKFGVPSFTTMNGTLFYDQPKYRISLKVNNVTNLRYWNFYGQPQKPRELLASVSYKF, encoded by the coding sequence ATGTTGAGACACCGTACCAGCCTTTTAACCTTATTGCTGCTATGCTTATCCGCGTTGGGACTATCCGCGCAAACACGTACCGGTAGTGTGGCAGGAAGCGTCAGCACTGCTGATAATGCGCCCCTGGCTTTTGCTTCCGTACTGATGAAAGATACCCGCTATGGTATGATGACGGACGAAAAAGGACACTTTAGTTTTGATGTACCGGCCGGACAATATACCCTCCTTGTTACCTATGCCGGTTATATTGTGACGGAGAAAGCGGTAGCTATAAAGAGCGGCAGCACTACCGATGCAGGCAGCCTGCGTATTGAAGCCTCCCTGCACCGGTTGCGGGAAGTAGTGGTAGCGGATATACAAAAGAATAAATTCGCCAATAAGCAGTCTGCTACTGCCGCCAGGATGCCACTGGGCAACCTGGAAAATCCGCAGACCTACAGTGTTATCCGCAAAGAATTGATACAGGAACAGGTAGCCATTGATTACAATTCCGCCCTGATCAGTGTACCGGCGGCAGTTGTGAACAATGGTGTAAATGAAAGTAACAATGATATCTATATGCGCGGGTTTTCTTCCCAGTCGACCTTCCGCAATGGTCTGGCTACAGACTCCCGTCTGCAGACAGACATCTTTAATATTGAGCAGGTAGAGATCCTGAAAGGGCCTTCCGGAACTTTGTTTGGTGGTCCGATGGTGCGTTATGGCGGTGTGGTGAATAATGTCACCAAAAAGCCTTTTGAGAGCTTCCGTGGAGAAGTGAATTATACTACCGGCAGCTGGGGATTGAACCGTTTGGCGGTAGATATTAATACACCCCTGAATAAGGAACGCACTGCACTGGCCCGGGTGAATGCATTCGGACACAGTCAGAGCAGTTTCCAGGACTATGGCTACCTGCGTAGCTTTGGCGGCGCCGTGAGCCTGGCTTTCAAACCCAACGAACGTACTACCGTGCGTTTTGATGCGGATATAACCAAGGCAGATAAGAACCTGAACGCCTTTATCCGCCCTGGTGACGGGCTTACCGTAAAGAGTGTGGCGGATCTGCACATGGATACCCGGCGTTCGCTCTCCAGCGATGACATTGGTGTTCCCCGTACGATGGTGAATACCTATGCAGAAATAGAATATAAACTCTCTGAACACTGGACTTCCAGAACCAGCTATCAGCATGGTCATTCCGCAGAAAAGCAGGCGATCTTCTTTGTGCCGGCTTTCATCAACGACCAGCAGATCCGCCGGCAATTCCGGATTTTCGAAAACTATGATATCAATACCGATAACCTGCAACAGAATTTTACGGGTGATTTCAAGATAGGTAATGTGCGGAATCGTTTGGTGGTAGGGCTGGATTATTTTGCCCGCAACGAAAGGGTACAAAGCATGATGCCTTACTTATTACCTTATGATACCATTGCCATCCGCGATGCTGCCTGGGCGCCTATTACAAAGGCCCGTATTGCAGCCATCAGGAATCAGTCGGATGTACCGTCAGACAATGATCTCAGCGGCGAAAGAACCTACGGCGTGTATGCATCGGATGTAGTGAACATCACCGATAAGCTCATGGCGATGGCCAGCTTGCGGGTAGACTGGTATGAGAGTCTGCCTATCCGTACCAACGGTATCAGCCTGGAAAACGGCAGCAAACAAACACAGTTCGCTCCTAAACTGGGACTGGTATATCAGCCTGTAAAAGATAAGATAGCGGTTTTTGCCAACTACCTCAATGGTTTTACCAATCCGGCGCCGTCTATGAACTACAATACCATGCAATACAGCTACTGGAAACCGGAACAGGCCAACCAGTGGGAAGCCGGTGTGAAACTGGATCTGCTGGATGGTAAATTGAGCAGTACCCTCAGCTATTATGATATCCGGGTAAAGGATAAAGTAATGGACCTGAATGATGGTACTTCTGTACAGGAAGGCGCACAGGATAGCAAAGGAATCGACATCGATATTATTGCCAACCCGATACGTGGTTTGAACCTGGTAGCGGGATATGGTTACAACGACAATAAATACATCCGTGATGTGGAAGAGCAGCAAGGTAAACGCGCTCCCTGGACGCCCCGGAACGTGGCGAATATCTGGGTAAGCTACCGTTTCATGGATGGCCGTATGCAAGGCCTGGGTATCGGGCTGGGTGCGAATTATGCCGACAAGGTATTTTTCGATACGGATGAAAAATTCGGTGTGCCTTCCTTTACCACAATGAACGGTACGTTGTTTTATGACCAACCGAAATACCGCATCAGCCTGAAGGTAAACAACGTAACCAACCTCCGGTACTGGAACTTCTACGGACAACCACAAAAGCCGCGGGAACTGCTGGCCAGCGTTTCCTATAAATTCTGA
- a CDS encoding DJ-1/PfpI family protein, with product MKMIAPFLMVLAMLCSTTIQAQNTAFKFEKGKKIKVAFLVYDQVEALDLNGPVDILTKANTMDPVYQLYTVALTQEPLFMEGNTIKMIPTYSIANAPQADILIIPGSEPGNVAALCAAHPELLQWIQQQSQTAQVTMSVCTGGLILSAAGLLDGKAATTHFMVQDLLKKNPAVKVREGVRYVEDGKILTTAGITSGFDGALHLVEQINGKQIADKIARILIYNRNGDMRFMQTAEKK from the coding sequence ATGAAAATGATCGCTCCATTTTTAATGGTACTGGCTATGCTATGCTCCACCACGATACAGGCACAAAACACAGCTTTTAAATTTGAGAAGGGAAAAAAGATCAAGGTGGCTTTTCTGGTATATGATCAGGTAGAAGCATTGGACCTGAATGGCCCGGTAGACATCCTCACCAAAGCCAATACCATGGATCCCGTGTATCAGCTCTACACAGTAGCGCTCACCCAGGAACCGCTGTTCATGGAAGGCAATACCATCAAAATGATACCGACCTATAGTATCGCCAATGCGCCGCAGGCAGATATCCTGATCATTCCAGGCTCTGAACCAGGTAATGTGGCGGCTTTATGCGCCGCTCATCCGGAACTGCTGCAATGGATTCAGCAACAAAGTCAGACGGCCCAGGTGACCATGTCTGTTTGTACCGGCGGACTCATTTTATCTGCAGCCGGCTTATTGGATGGAAAAGCTGCCACCACCCATTTCATGGTACAGGATCTGCTGAAAAAAAATCCGGCGGTAAAAGTGCGTGAAGGCGTACGTTATGTAGAGGATGGAAAAATACTGACCACTGCCGGTATTACTTCCGGCTTCGATGGCGCCCTGCATCTGGTAGAACAAATCAATGGTAAACAGATCGCCGACAAAATAGCCCGCATATTGATATATAACCGTAATGGAGATATGCGTTTTATGCAGACAGCTGAAAAAAAATAA
- a CDS encoding S41 family peptidase, translating to MKIHNNSRAICRLAAGIALLCCTLQVAAQDKKIAALTKEALLTDFDLIVNILKQQHPNLYKFTDSVSFAHQTDSLRKVIAQQPTLINFLQHLPNYLVKDVHLSLNLSDDYEKELNATLQYFPYPVVIERDRVFINIKGAAIPYGTELISINNIPVKKVLDELAVHAYSDGYITTGTDRIARNFQFYFSLHTQKNQPYQVAYKETGTNKTRQITLPAVDPTTAYHATSQAVLPVNVLQRAYHIYDNFFDASQTGLLTVNTFSLNESAAYKEFSQFFREVNKRQYKQVIIDIRNNGGGNPAIAALLYSFLAKAPFRNVYNYRTKTISISYPEYATDDNNRRYSEEDIRSDKNFYYQRFDKDSTGFYVGNNRLKEGLLEDFPPDKDAFHGDVYILTGGGTVSAATYFASLVQKNQRGTIIGKETGSGVAATTAAWFITYLLPGTQSRLSIPRAELYFFNATTDNGHGILPDQEVPLSSFIRYMQAGKDPELSYTLEVLRKQ from the coding sequence ATGAAAATACATAACAACAGCCGTGCTATCTGTCGCCTTGCGGCAGGTATCGCTCTGCTATGCTGCACCCTGCAGGTAGCTGCCCAGGACAAAAAAATAGCGGCATTAACAAAAGAAGCGCTGCTAACCGACTTCGACCTGATCGTAAATATATTAAAGCAACAACACCCTAATCTGTATAAATTCACCGACTCCGTCAGCTTTGCACATCAGACAGATTCACTTCGGAAAGTGATTGCCCAACAACCTACGTTGATTAATTTCCTGCAACACCTCCCTAACTACCTCGTGAAAGATGTGCACCTGTCATTAAATCTGTCGGATGATTATGAAAAGGAACTGAATGCGACGTTACAATACTTTCCTTATCCGGTCGTCATCGAACGGGATCGCGTATTCATTAACATAAAGGGAGCAGCCATCCCTTATGGTACAGAACTGATCAGCATCAATAACATACCTGTTAAAAAGGTGTTGGATGAATTGGCTGTACACGCGTATAGTGATGGGTATATTACTACCGGTACCGACAGGATTGCCCGCAACTTTCAGTTTTATTTCAGTTTGCATACCCAGAAAAATCAGCCGTATCAGGTAGCATACAAGGAAACCGGCACGAATAAAACCAGGCAGATCACCTTGCCAGCGGTAGATCCTACCACTGCATATCATGCCACCAGCCAGGCGGTACTGCCGGTAAATGTATTACAACGCGCCTATCATATTTATGATAACTTCTTTGATGCCTCACAGACAGGATTACTGACGGTGAATACTTTTTCCCTGAACGAATCAGCAGCCTATAAGGAGTTCAGTCAATTCTTCCGGGAGGTAAACAAACGGCAATACAAACAGGTGATCATCGATATACGTAACAATGGCGGTGGTAATCCGGCCATAGCGGCACTGCTCTACTCTTTCCTCGCGAAAGCCCCTTTCCGCAATGTCTATAACTATCGTACAAAAACAATCTCCATCAGCTACCCGGAATACGCCACGGATGATAACAACCGCCGGTATTCCGAGGAAGATATACGGAGTGATAAGAACTTTTATTATCAGCGTTTTGATAAAGACAGTACCGGATTTTATGTGGGCAACAATCGTTTGAAAGAAGGATTGCTGGAGGATTTCCCACCGGATAAAGACGCCTTTCATGGAGACGTGTATATACTTACCGGTGGCGGCACCGTATCGGCCGCTACTTATTTCGCCTCCCTGGTACAAAAGAATCAACGGGGTACCATCATCGGTAAAGAAACCGGCAGCGGCGTAGCCGCTACCACTGCCGCCTGGTTTATTACCTATCTGCTACCCGGCACCCAAAGCCGGCTTAGTATTCCCCGGGCTGAATTGTATTTCTTTAACGCTACCACCGACAATGGCCATGGTATCCTTCCCGACCAGGAAGTACCCTTATCTTCCTTTATCCGGTATATGCAGGCAGGAAAAGATCCTGAACTGAGTTATACCCTGGAAGTATTGCGTAAACAATAG
- a CDS encoding NAD(P)-dependent oxidoreductase yields the protein MENKIHLGLIREEKQPYDNRVAFNPKQCQWIMQHYPQVQIYVQPSSHRCFRDEEYQRAGIPLQEDLSHCSLLLGIKEVPADKLMAGKTYLFFSHTKKKQPHNRHMLQTILEKKITLIDYECLVHPDGQRILGFGFFAGVVGAHNGLQAFGRKTGSFTLQPVHTCHDFQELIAQYFGIKLPPMKIVLTGSGRVAAGVLEIMGLLGIKYLPPEEYLVNQYTYPVYTQLKAGELYLRKNDKSYSRADFHAHPEQYECRFLPYVTVSDVLMNGIYWDHNIPPLFTPADLRKDNFRLQVIADITDDTHGSVPCNLGDSTIEDPVYGVVKATMTQTGPYLPDTVDMMCVSNLPNELPRDASQYFGDQLMKYVFEALLQPPDDMITMATIAREGQLTERFSYLTDYVNEATSEI from the coding sequence ATGGAAAATAAGATACACTTAGGACTGATCCGGGAAGAAAAGCAACCATACGATAACCGGGTAGCTTTCAACCCCAAACAATGCCAGTGGATCATGCAGCATTATCCACAGGTGCAGATATATGTACAACCCTCCTCCCACCGGTGTTTCCGGGATGAAGAATACCAAAGGGCCGGCATACCGCTCCAGGAGGATCTCTCCCACTGCTCCCTGTTGCTTGGTATCAAAGAAGTACCGGCAGATAAACTGATGGCCGGCAAAACCTATCTGTTCTTTAGCCATACTAAAAAAAAGCAGCCGCATAACCGGCATATGCTGCAAACCATCCTGGAAAAAAAGATTACCCTGATTGACTACGAATGCCTCGTTCATCCGGACGGACAGCGTATCCTGGGCTTTGGCTTTTTTGCCGGCGTAGTGGGCGCGCATAACGGTCTGCAGGCCTTTGGCAGGAAAACCGGCAGTTTTACCCTCCAGCCCGTACATACCTGCCACGACTTCCAGGAACTGATTGCGCAATACTTCGGCATCAAACTGCCACCGATGAAAATCGTGCTGACCGGATCGGGCCGCGTAGCAGCCGGCGTACTGGAAATTATGGGCCTGCTGGGTATCAAATACCTCCCACCGGAAGAATACCTCGTTAATCAATATACCTATCCCGTATATACGCAGTTGAAAGCGGGAGAACTCTATCTCCGTAAAAACGATAAAAGCTATAGCAGGGCAGACTTCCACGCCCATCCGGAACAATATGAATGCAGGTTCCTACCGTATGTAACGGTAAGTGATGTGCTGATGAATGGCATCTATTGGGACCACAATATTCCGCCCCTGTTTACGCCTGCCGACCTGCGTAAAGATAATTTCCGGCTGCAGGTGATTGCCGATATCACAGATGATACCCACGGGTCTGTTCCCTGCAACCTGGGCGATAGTACCATTGAAGATCCTGTATATGGTGTGGTCAAAGCTACGATGACCCAAACAGGGCCTTATCTGCCGGATACGGTGGATATGATGTGTGTCAGCAACCTGCCTAATGAACTGCCCCGCGATGCCTCGCAGTACTTCGGCGATCAGCTGATGAAATATGTATTTGAAGCATTATTACAACCACCGGATGACATGATTACCATGGCCACCATTGCCCGGGAGGGGCAGCTGACAGAAAGATTTTCCTATCTCACAGATTATGTAAATGAAGCTACCTCAGAGATATAA
- a CDS encoding short chain dehydrogenase: MKILVIGASGTIGRKLVPALSSTDTIITAGRNSGDIRVDVTDATAIRQLFQEVKGIDACICIAASGPLDNFSTLTEKQLLADMQGKLFGQINLVLIGQHYLNDNGSFTLTSGIFADIPYKGVTGGAIVSGGLHSFVLNAAIELPRGLRINVVSPGMVEDSAKDFGHLFPGLQPVSMQAITDAYRKSIYENNTGQLIKVY, encoded by the coding sequence ATGAAAATACTCGTCATTGGCGCCAGCGGAACAATCGGCCGGAAATTAGTACCGGCGCTGTCATCCACAGATACTATCATCACCGCCGGCAGAAACAGCGGCGATATTCGTGTAGACGTTACCGATGCAACAGCTATCCGTCAACTGTTTCAGGAGGTGAAAGGGATAGATGCCTGCATTTGTATTGCAGCCTCCGGCCCTCTTGATAATTTTTCCACGCTGACGGAAAAACAACTACTCGCCGATATGCAGGGAAAACTGTTCGGACAAATTAACCTGGTATTGATCGGGCAACATTATTTAAACGACAACGGTTCCTTTACACTCACCAGCGGCATCTTCGCTGATATCCCCTACAAGGGCGTAACCGGCGGCGCCATTGTAAGCGGGGGCTTGCATAGTTTTGTATTAAATGCCGCCATTGAACTGCCGCGGGGCCTTCGCATCAATGTAGTAAGTCCGGGTATGGTGGAAGATTCCGCCAAAGATTTCGGTCATTTATTTCCCGGCTTACAACCCGTATCCATGCAGGCTATCACCGATGCCTACCGGAAAAGCATATACGAAAACAACACAGGCCAGCTCATCAAAGTGTATTAA
- a CDS encoding tRNA1(Val) (adenine(37)-N6)-methyltransferase, translated as MANTFFQFKQFTVHQGQCAMKVCTDACIQGAYTARYLVNHRLTVPAILDIGAGTGLLSLMLAQQLSAGITAVELDPAAAQQATANFSASPWAGRLQLTQQDIRKMVPATPYDFIITNPPFYETALKSGQAQKDQAMHATSLSYRELLAAIDRLLLPDGQVSVLLPYIQFETFQDLALTAGYYLQDVVYIRQSVQHGFFRTVGIFGKTPQPLTTSELAIYDTGNVYTTAFVDLLQPYYLYL; from the coding sequence ATGGCGAATACTTTTTTTCAGTTTAAGCAGTTTACGGTTCATCAGGGACAATGTGCCATGAAAGTATGTACAGACGCCTGTATACAGGGCGCCTATACGGCCAGGTACCTGGTGAACCACCGACTAACGGTACCGGCTATACTGGATATAGGTGCCGGTACCGGCTTACTGAGCCTGATGCTGGCGCAACAGCTTAGCGCAGGCATTACTGCCGTAGAGCTGGACCCGGCGGCAGCGCAGCAGGCGACTGCTAATTTTAGCGCGTCTCCCTGGGCCGGCCGCTTGCAACTAACCCAGCAGGATATACGAAAAATGGTACCTGCCACGCCTTATGATTTTATCATCACCAATCCGCCATTTTACGAAACAGCCCTGAAAAGCGGACAGGCACAGAAAGACCAGGCTATGCACGCCACCAGTCTCAGCTACCGCGAACTGCTGGCAGCTATCGACCGGCTGTTGTTGCCAGACGGACAGGTATCCGTATTGTTACCCTATATACAGTTTGAAACCTTTCAAGACCTGGCTTTGACGGCTGGATATTATTTGCAGGATGTTGTATATATCCGGCAAAGTGTACAACATGGTTTTTTCCGGACAGTCGGTATCTTCGGAAAAACACCGCAGCCGCTCACCACATCTGAACTGGCGATCTATGACACCGGCAACGTATATACGACTGCGTTTGTCGATTTGTTGCAGCCCTATTATTTATATCTCTGA
- a CDS encoding PepSY-associated TM helix domain-containing protein: MEAKKKTTRKKEKSLLSRINAWLHLWLGISSGLIVVFVAFTGTVIVYCDELLDLSAGKSLYVKEVKDNRLPVDTLLKNIQLAFPEREAPVLMTSFKDPERTVKFRMFSDEKGLSMVYVDPYSGVVLKDDGFAHFFYIMAHLHSSLLLHDPGIWIVDIATIIFLIELITGLVLWWPAKWTQRTREASFTIKWKATFKRLNYDLHNVPGFYSLLPALVLTITGLLIAFEPLMDMTSKTFGGREMHEWEASLPGYQAGRQQADVNQTIGEMFRQHPDARAAELALYDWDSSGYYTMWVARKMGLKSAEGAHLKVIDKYSGASLAIPPQHERAEVIDNINWTLHMGVWRGQLGKFVTFVAGLICTSLPITGFIIWWGRGRKKKKAAPQRSGVSAG; encoded by the coding sequence ATGGAAGCTAAAAAGAAAACGACCCGTAAAAAAGAAAAGTCACTGCTCAGCAGGATCAATGCATGGCTGCACCTGTGGCTGGGCATCTCTTCCGGCCTTATCGTGGTGTTTGTAGCATTTACAGGGACTGTCATTGTTTATTGCGATGAACTGCTGGACCTGTCTGCCGGCAAATCCTTGTATGTAAAGGAAGTAAAAGACAACCGCCTGCCGGTAGACACGTTGCTGAAAAATATACAGCTGGCGTTTCCTGAAAGGGAAGCGCCGGTGCTCATGACGTCTTTTAAAGATCCGGAGCGCACGGTAAAATTCCGGATGTTCAGTGATGAGAAAGGATTGAGCATGGTGTATGTAGATCCTTATTCAGGTGTGGTATTGAAGGATGATGGTTTCGCCCACTTCTTTTATATCATGGCGCATCTGCATTCCTCTTTGTTGTTGCATGATCCGGGCATATGGATTGTGGATATTGCCACGATTATCTTTCTGATAGAGCTGATCACCGGATTGGTTTTATGGTGGCCGGCGAAATGGACTCAGCGCACCCGGGAGGCCAGCTTTACGATTAAATGGAAAGCTACCTTCAAACGATTGAACTATGACCTGCATAACGTACCTGGATTTTATTCGCTGTTGCCGGCGCTGGTACTGACCATAACAGGATTATTGATCGCCTTTGAACCATTGATGGATATGACCAGCAAAACATTTGGAGGCAGAGAAATGCATGAATGGGAAGCATCCCTGCCAGGGTATCAGGCAGGGCGGCAGCAGGCAGATGTGAACCAGACGATCGGGGAGATGTTCCGGCAGCATCCGGATGCCCGCGCCGCGGAGTTGGCGCTGTATGACTGGGATTCTTCCGGTTATTATACCATGTGGGTGGCCCGTAAAATGGGCTTGAAAAGTGCCGAAGGGGCACACCTGAAAGTGATTGATAAATACAGTGGTGCTTCACTGGCTATACCACCGCAGCATGAGCGGGCAGAAGTGATCGATAACATCAACTGGACGCTGCACATGGGCGTATGGAGAGGACAGCTGGGTAAGTTTGTGACCTTCGTGGCCGGACTTATTTGCACCAGTTTGCCGATCACCGGCTTTATTATCTGGTGGGGGCGTGGCCGCAAGAAAAAGAAGGCGGCGCCGCAACGATCGGGAGTAAGTGCCGGTTGA
- a CDS encoding GlxA family transcriptional regulator has translation MRKRLVVIVAMPDGLSLDVTGPADVFSCTNRILAEKGEKSATDGYRIMIVSPVAERHIIMQSGLSITCEQSIDQLHEPIDTLVIGGFSAHHNWSAYPLLTQWLQQQLSHIRRVCSVCIGAFVLGESGLLAGRQATTHWNFCKELQDNYDNIQVDFTSIFVKDGNIYTSAGASTGIDLSLALVEEDYGRDISLFVAQTLVLYLRRPGNQAQFSSLLTQQLSSKKTLRELQQWIADNLQENLDVAVLAAKIAMSPRNFARVFLSETGLTPAKYVTRLRIESSKRYLEETSLSLDEIATACGFGSPETMRRIFLRHMDIGPFQYRSLFRKV, from the coding sequence ATGAGAAAGCGCTTAGTGGTTATAGTAGCGATGCCGGACGGATTATCGCTGGACGTGACAGGGCCGGCAGATGTATTCTCCTGCACAAACAGGATACTGGCGGAAAAGGGGGAAAAATCAGCCACAGATGGTTACCGCATTATGATTGTCTCCCCGGTGGCAGAGCGGCATATTATTATGCAAAGCGGCTTATCTATTACCTGCGAGCAAAGCATCGATCAGCTCCATGAACCGATTGATACCTTAGTGATCGGTGGCTTCTCCGCTCATCATAACTGGTCTGCCTACCCGCTGCTGACACAATGGTTGCAACAACAGCTCTCCCACATACGCCGTGTTTGTTCCGTTTGTATAGGCGCTTTTGTATTAGGCGAATCCGGCTTACTTGCCGGCAGACAGGCTACTACCCACTGGAATTTTTGTAAAGAACTGCAGGATAATTACGATAACATACAAGTAGATTTTACGTCCATCTTTGTAAAAGATGGCAATATCTATACGTCGGCCGGCGCTTCTACCGGCATCGATCTTTCGCTGGCTTTGGTGGAAGAAGATTATGGCCGGGACATATCTTTATTCGTGGCACAAACGCTGGTACTTTATCTCCGCAGGCCCGGTAATCAGGCGCAGTTCAGCAGCCTGCTCACCCAGCAGCTATCCAGCAAAAAAACATTGCGCGAATTACAACAGTGGATCGCCGACAACCTGCAGGAAAACCTGGATGTAGCTGTTTTAGCAGCGAAGATCGCGATGAGCCCCAGAAATTTCGCCCGTGTATTTTTAAGCGAAACAGGCCTCACTCCCGCTAAATATGTAACCCGGTTAAGGATAGAGTCTTCCAAAAGATACCTGGAAGAAACCAGCCTTTCACTGGATGAAATAGCCACTGCCTGCGGCTTTGGCAGCCCGGAAACCATGCGCCGGATCTTTCTGCGCCATATGGATATCGGCCCGTTTCAATACCGCAGCTTATTCCGTAAGGTATAA